Genomic segment of Kibdelosporangium phytohabitans:
CCGCGTCGTCGATCTGCTGCGGGTCGCCGCGGCCGTCACCGTTGCCGTCCGAAGCCCATTTGGCCCAGGTGGACGGGATGAACTGCATCGGGCCGACCGCGCGGTCCAGCGTCGGGTCGCCGTCGTAGCGGCCCCCGTCCGTGTCCGAGATGTGCTGCACGCCGGTCGAGCCGTCCAGCGGGACACCGATGATGGGCTTGGTCGGCCGCCCGTCCTGGCCGAGCTGCGCACCGCCGAACTGGCCGTGGTTGGACTCGATCCGGCCGATGCCGGCCAGAGTCGCCCAGGACAGCTTGCAGCCGGGCGTGGCCGACCGCAGGACGAGCTCGGCGTTGCCGTACGAGCGCAGCGCCCTTGGCGGGACGCCGGTCGTGGCAGCCACCTGGTTCGCCCACGCGACCAACGGATCGACGCCTGGCGTCGCCTGCGGCACGCTCTGCGCCGCGGGCTGCGGGACGACCGCACCGGGCTGTACCGGCGCGGGCTGAACCTGCAGAGCGGGGATCTCGGAGGTGACCGGACCGGCCTGCGGGGCGGACGTGGCCGTCAGCAGCCACACCCCGCCGCCCGCCAGTACGAGCACGAGCGCGACCACGGCGAGCCGCAAGAGCAGCCCTCGACGACGATCAACCACCACAGGTTGTCAACGACGAGGGCGAAGCCCCGTTACGTCCTCGATCAGGCGACCCGGATCAGGCAGCCTGGATCAAGCGACGCCGTTGCGCTGCTGCCGCTGCAGCCGCGCCACACACCACGCGGGCGCACTACCCCGGCGCAGGTGCTCGAGCACCGTCAGCGGTCCGAGGCGACGGCTCAGGTCAGACGGCGCCAGGCCGGCCGCGCGGTAGTCCAGCGCGCGCTGGTCCAGCGGGCTGATCCCCGCGTCCCACCACTGCTCGGCTTCGGCGAGACCGCCCACCATCTGCCAGTAGCCGGCCGCCGACGCGACCAGGTCCTGCGGCACACCGGGCAGGCGCTTGCTCATCGCCTCGGTGTAGCGCGGGTCGGCCGACTGCACGGCCACCCAGGACTTGGCACCGCCCTTGGCGCGCTGACCAGGGATCCCCGGCTGGGAAACGGTCACCGGTCCCTCGGCGAGCCACGTCGAGGCAATCCGGTTGATCTCCTCCGCTTCCGCGTCCTGCGAACGCTCAGCCGTCCACTGCCGAACCAAAGCGTCGACCCCGTGGTCGTCGACCATGCGTGCCTCCTGTGGGGGCGATGATCACTCGTTGCCGAAGACCGTAGGGGCGGACGGGGTCAAGAATCCAGAGTTGACTCATCATCAATCTCGCCACCTGGACTTATTCCCCATAATCCACCCGGACGGTCCAAGATGGATCGCCCGTCGGCGCTAACTGTGACGCAGCGTCATTAAGCGAAGAGGCTCTTGACAAAGGTGATGATCGCCTCCGCGCCGTCGCGCAGCCAGCCGAGCACCGTCTGCACGGCGTTCGCGGACTGCGTCGGCTGCGTGATCAGGTAGAACACCAGCAGCGCGACCACTGCCAACAGAAGTATCTTCTTGAGATTCACCGGCCCTGACTCCGTCCGCTCGCACCCCTCCAGCCCTGCGGCCGGGACCTGACCCCGAACACAGAAACTGACCGCCATCACTCTACGGGGGCAACGCTTCCCCGTGCAGACGGACACACCCCGTAATCACCCATTAGGGGAAGACCCTGAACGGCGTACATTTCACGCTGCGAACACGCACGACTACGCGTGGTTCCACCGGATCGGACCAATGCGGCGAGTCGTCCAGCGACACGCCGGAGACCAGCGCCAACGCCACCCGACTTGGTCAACAACAGGTCGGCGGCAACTTCATCCCGGCGGACGAGCCACCCGTTCACCGTAAGTCGCGGCAACCGGACACACGGAGGCACGATGAAGCACCTCGGGCCCTTCCAGGACCTGTGGGACGCATGGGACGAGGCCGACGAGGCCATCCGGGCCAAACCCCTCTACCACTTCGAACTCGCGGTCGGCGCCCAGTTCGACGAGCTGCGCGGCCACCTCGCCGCGGACCTGCCGGGCAAGGCGGCCAACGAGGCGGTCGCCATCATCAGCGTCGCGCTCAACCTGTTGCGCCGCCTGGGATACACCCCCGACGAGGTGGCTGAGCTCACCCGGGCCCGTGCGGCGGACCGGATGCGCGGCCAGACGTCGGCGATCCTCGACAAATACCGGCGGCAGTTCGGCGTGTGACCAGCCGTCACCGGGAAAGCCTGTGCCGCACGCGATCGGCGTCCGGGTGACACGGTCCGACGCGATGGACTCCCGGTGGTGAGTGCGGTCGCCGCCCGCGCACAGTTCGATCAGGTCGCCGGTGGCCGCGGGATCGGCCTCGAGGATCTCCGGCCGCAGCCACCTGGCCGGCAGGGCCCGGCTTGTGGCCACCGGCGTGCCGTCGAGCGCCACCCGGCGGGCGCCTTCCCTGATCACCAGGCTGCCGAGCCGGTCGCGGCTGGTGACCAGGACCGGGCGCACGTGTCCCTGTCCAGCAGGCGGAAAGCCAGGTTGACCGCTTCGCCGAACTCGCCCGCGTGCAGTGCCATCCGCAGCCGGATCCGCGCTTCTCGCGGGTGCCGATGGCAGTCGTGCCAGGGGATTCCGGCTGCCGCACAGGTCGACTCGACCGCGCCGTATTCGCAGCTGGTGGGTGGTCGTTCGCCGGATGTCGCCGAAGCCGACGACGTCGGCAACGAGGACGGTCCGGAATGCACCGGACCCGTCGCGTCTACAGCGTGCGGGCGATGATCTCCTTCATGATCTCCGTGGTGCCGCCGAAGATGCGCTGCACGCGCGCCGCCGTCCACGCCTTGGCGATCGGGTACTCGTTCATGTAGCCGTAGCCGCCGAACAGCTGCAGGCAGTCGTCCACGACCTTGCCGAGGCGCTCGGTCGTCCACATCTTGACCATCGCCGCGCCGTTGACGTCGAGTTCGCCCTTGAGGTGGCGGGTGATGGCCTGGTCGAGGAACGCCTTGCTGACCGCGACCTCGGTCGCGGCGTCGGCGAGGACGAACTTGGTGTTCTGGAAGCCGAACAGCGGACGGCCGAACGCGGTGCGCTCCTTGGTGTACTGGATCGTCTGCCGCACCGCGAGTTCCATCGCCGCCACCGCGGTCACGCCGATCACCAGCCGCTCCTGCGGCAGCTGCTGCATCAGCTGGATGAAGCCCTGGCCTTCCGCCTCGCCGAGCAGGTTGCCGGCGGGGATGGTCACGTTGTCGAAGTACAGCTCAGAGGTGTCCTGGCCCTTCATGCCGATCTTGTCGAGCACGCGCCCGCGCCGGAAGCCTTCCGCGCCTTCGGTTTCCACGACGACGAGGGACACCCCCGACGCCTTCTCCTCCGGGTTGGTCTTCGCCGCGACGATGATCAGCCCGGCCTGGGCGCCGTTGGTGATGAACGTCTTCGAGCCGTTGACGACGTACGTGTCGCCGGTGCGGATCGCTTTCGTCTTGATGCTCTGCAGGTCCGACCCGGTCCCCGGCTCGGTCATCGCGATCGCGCCGACCAGCTCGCCGGAGGCCAGCTTCGGCAGCCAGCGCTGCTTCTGCGCCTCGGTGCCGTACGCCAGCACGTAGTGCGCGACGATTCCACTGTGGACCGCGACGCCCCACGCGTCGTCACCGGCCCGCGCCTGCTCCTGCAACAGGATGGCCTCGTGGGCGAAGGTGCCGCCGCCACCGCCGTACTCCTCGGGGACGCTCAGGTTGAGCAGGCCGACCTCGCCCGCCTTCGTCCACAGCTCCCGGTCGACCTGCTTGGCCTCGGCCCAGCGTTCCTGGTTGGGGGTGAGCTCCTTCTCGCAGAACGAGCGGGCCAGCTCGCGGAAGGCGGTCAGGTCGTCGTCGAGCCAGGTCATCTCCGCGCCTCTCCCGAAAAACATTCCGTCAGTACGGAAGGTACATGCGTGCAGGACTGCATGTAAAGTACCCGGCATGTCCACCGAGGTACGACAGGCGCGTACTCAGCAGGAGCGCCGCGAGCGCACCAGGGCCGCGCTGCTCGACGCCACCGTCGACTGCCTCGTCGACCTCGGCTACTCCGGCACGACCGTGCACGAGATCTGCCGCCGCGCCGGCTTGTCGCGCGGCGCGCAGCAGCACCACTTCACCACCAAGGCCGAACTGATGGTCGCGGCGGTCGAGCACCTGTTCCAGCGGCTGCGCGACGAGGTCACGGGCTCGCTGGTGGCGCCGCCGGGACCGCAGCGTGTGCACGAGGCGATCGAACTGCTCTGGCGCGGGTTCTCCGGCAAGCTCTCCACCGCGGCACTGGAACTGTGGGTGGCCGCGCGGACCGACGAGGAACTGCGCCGCTCGATGCTCCCGGTCGACCGCGCGCTCGGCCGTTCGACGCTGGACATCTACCGCGAGGCCGCGGGCGTGGACGTGCCGGACGAGAAGCTGGAGACGCTCTACTGGCTGACGGTGAACCTCACCAGGGGCCTCGCGCTGGACGCGATGATCGGCGGCGACCCGGCCCGCCGGGCGCGGCTGCTCGACGAGTGGAAGGCCATCGCCGCCGCCGCGTACCACGATGTTGGTCGGCCCGGCCCTCGCTCGGGCCGACCAACACCCTGATAGGACATGGGCGCGTCCGCACTATGACGCCCGCAGCCGAAAAAAATTCGTGTGCTGCCCGCCGGTGGCAGGATCTAGGCATGACGGACATCTCCCGGCCACCCGCGCGGCGGTCGCCGGTGCGCCTGGTCTCCGGGCTGTTGTGGCTGGTCGCGGCCGGGCTGGGGATCGGATCCACGTTCCCTGTCGTGTTCACCCGGTACTTCCAGAGCGGCTTCCGGATCGACACCGCGTACTGGCAGACCCGCACGGAGGGCCTCAACGACGAACCCATCGTCGGCACCACGTACCTCGGTGTCCCCGTGGTGCTGGCGGCCGTGGTCCTGGTGGGAGCCTGCCTGGTCGCGTTGCTGTCCACGCGGCGGTGGGGCGCGATCGTGGCGGGCACCTTCGGCACGGGCATCCTGGTCGACTCGGCTCTCACCTGGTGGTTCGGCATGGCGACGCCCGAGTCGGAGGACGACCAGTCGCGGATCGAGGTCGGCACCGGCCTCGTCCTGATCACCGTGGCCACGGTCGTCGCCCTGGCCGCACTCGTCCTGGCGTTGGCCGAGCGCGCACGGCCCCAGTACGCACCGGCGCCGTACTACCAGCCACCGCACCAGCCCACGCACCCGCCGATGCGCCCGGTGCAGATGCCACCGCACATGGCCCAGCAGTCGGCACAGCAGCCCCCACCGCAACCCCAACCGCAGCGCTGGGAACCGGAGACGCCAAGCTATGGCGTACCAGTGCAGACCGAAGCGCCGCAGGAACCAGATACCCCAGCTCCGATCGAACCGCCGCCCGCCCCGGAACCCGGAACGATCTCCCGGAAGCTCGACGGAGAGGACAAATGACCGTACCGGCCCAGTGGCCCGTCGCCCGCTTGCGGCAGATCGGCTCCGGCGTGTGGATCCTCGCGGCTGTCGTGACGACAGCCGGTTCCTTCATGCCGCTGCTCACGTTCAACACCAACTTCGGCGACGGCGGAGCACGCCCCAGCATGTCGTACACCCTGTGGGGCGCCGACAACCGCGGCTTCGAGATGTTCCCGATGTTCGGCGTACCCGTCATCGTCGGGGCAGTCCTGCTGCTCGCGGCGGGACTGCTCGGGCTGATGTCGACGCGGTTGCACCCGGCGAGCGGCTCGGTGCTGGCCGCCAGGCTGATCGGCACCGGCGGCGCGGGCGTGCTCGCGGGCTCGCTGACGGTCGTGTTCCTCTTCCTCCAGGTGTTCGAATCCGTCGACGACGACGGCGCGTCCCGCGTGAACAACGGGATCGGCGCGTGGATGCTGATCGCCGCCGCGATCATCGCTCTCATCGCAGTCGTGCTGATGCTCGTGCCGAAACTCGCCAAACGGGGCGAGGAGCCCGAAACGCCCGCGATGGGCATCCCGGTGATCCGGGTCCTCGAGCCGGAGTACGAGGAGGAGAAGGCGGACGCCGAGCAGCCAGCCACTGACCCAAAGGGGTAGACATTCGTCGGCCCGTGCGGGCATGCGGAATGATCTGGCTGTGTCCGACTTGGCGGGCGCGTGGCGCGTGCCCGCCGCGTGCCTGGTGCTCGCGTTCGCACTGCTTGCCGCGTCCGGCTGGTGTGTGCTGAGCAGGGCCACGAGCCCGTCCGACGGTACCGTGATCAACATCGGTGATCAGGCGGTGTCGTCCAAAGCGGTCGTCATCCAGAAAACCACCGATGATGGGCTGTTCCGGGCGGGCGACGAGGTCGTCTCGATCAACGGGACACCCGTGCGGGACGCGGTCGCGGCCGGGATCGGCGGCCCGGCGGCGAAAGCGGGCGACGTCGTGCGGTACGAGCTGCGCCGCGACGGCGAGCGGGTGGATGTCGCGAAAACACTGAAACTTTTCCCGATCGCGGACGCTGTCGGGAAGAACTGGCCCACTTTGCTTGTCCTGGCGTTGATCCTGATCGTCGCCGCCGGGATTTTCACGGCGCGGCCGACGGATCCGGCCGCGCAGGCCGCGCTGCTGAGCTCGGCGCTGAGCTTCATCACCACGAGCGGGTCGACGCACTTCCAGCTGGAAGCGATCGATCTCGTGGCAGGCGGCCAGTTCTGGCGGTGGTACACGGGCGAGTTCAGCTTCATGCTGCTGTGGGCCGCGACCCTGCACATGGCGATCGCGTTTCCCGCTGTCTACAACAAGAACGCGTTCCGCAAACAAGTCGCGACAGGTTACGTCGGCGCCGTCGTGCTGTACGGCCTGATGGCGCTGTTCGCGTGGCAGTTCACCAGCGACCCGCTCGGCCGGTTCAGCCTGCTCGGCTCGCCCGTGCTGCCGGTGCTCTACACCTATCCCCTGCTGATCCTCGGCACGCTGGTGGTCCGGTACCGCACAGCACAGGACGAACTGGACCGGCTCAGGATGCGCTGGGTCGTCTGGTCGCTGGGCGGCGGCGCCTTGCTGTACTCGGCGTTCTTCGCGATACCCGAAGCGCTCATCGGCCGGACACTGCTGCCGAGCGAGCTGCACACGCTGGCGTTCCTGCCCGTGCCGATCGGTGTCGCGGCGGCGATCCTGCGCTACCGGGCGTTGAACATCGAGGTCGTCGTCAGCCGTTCGCTGGTCTACGGCCTGCTGTCGGCGGGCACGATCGGCCTCTACATCGGCCTGGTCAGCCTGCTGTCCCTGTTGTTCCCGCCGCTGGACGAGCTGTGGCAACAGGCAGCGGCGGCGGCGTGCGTCGCGGTGCTGGTGCAGCCGTTGCGATCCCGGCTCCAGTCGCTGATCAACAAACGCCTCTTCGGCGACGCGCACGACCCGTACCGCGTGGTGTCCACGCTGGCCGCGCGGCTGGAGGAGACGAGAACGCCCAACGAGACGCTGCCCGCGCTGGTCGAGACGATCGGCAGCGCGCTGCGGCTGCCCTACGTGGCGATCGAGATCCTCGGGTCGGCCGGGTCGCCCAACGAGCACGTGGCCACCTTCGGCGAGGCGGGCGGTGAGCTGTTCCGGCTGCCCCTGTCGTACCAGGGCGAACTGGTCGGGCAGCTGGCCGTGGCACCCAGGACCTCCCGGGAAGTCCTCGGCCGCCGGGACCGCCTGGTGCTCGCCGAGGTCGCCAGGCACGCGGGCGCGGCCGTGTACACCGCCCGGCTGACCCGGGACCTGCGGCGCAGCCGTGACAACGTCGTGCAGGCCCGCGAGGAGGAACGCCGCAGGCTGCTGCACGACCTGCACGACGGCGTCGGGCCGACGCTCGCGGCGATCTCACTGGGGCTGCACGCGTGCCGCAAGGCGATCGGGCCGGGGTCCACACAGGGCGAACTGCTCGCCACGCTGCAGGAGGAGCTGGACGGCGCCATCAACGAGATCCGCAGGCTGGCGCACGGCCTGCGGCCGCCGGAGCTGGACCGGATCGGCCTGGTGGGCGCCATCCGGGCGTACGCGAAGGCGATCTCGACACGTGCTGACGATCAGGGCGTGACAATCAGGTTGGACGTGCCGATAAGCATGCCGAGGCTGCCGGCGACCGTCGACGTCGCCGCGTACCGGATCGTGTCCGAGGCGCTGACGAACGTGACCCGTCACGCCGCGGCCCGGTCCTGCGCGGTCCGCCTGTGGGTGGACGACGACCTGCACATCGAGGTCGTCGACGACGGAATCGGGCTGCCCGAGCAGCCGGCAACCGGCGTCGGGTTATGGTCGATGCGCGAACGGGCGACCGAACTGGGCGGCGACTGTGTCGTGTCAGCGGGCAACGGCGGAGGCACCAAGGTGCGCGCCACGTTGCCGCTGCCGAAGGAAGGCGGGTGAGGGTGATGGATCCGCTCCGGGTCATGGTGGTTGACGATCACCCGCTGTTCCGGTTCGGGCTGTGCACCGTGCTCGCCGACGTCCCGGGCACCGAGGTGGTCGGCGAGGCGGCGACCGGGCTGGACTCGGTCAGCGCGGCCAAGGCGCTGCGGCCGGACGTGGTCGTGATGGACCTGCACCTGCCCGACATCAGCGGGATCGAGGCGACCAGGCAGATCGTCACCGAACTGCCCGGTACCGGTGTGCTCGTGCTGACCATGTTCGACGACAGCGAGTCGGTCTTCGCCGCGATGCGCGCGGGCGCACGGGGTTACCTGCTCAAAGGCGCGGGCCAGGACCAGATCGTGCGCGCGGTGCACGGCGTCGGCCGCGGCGAGGCGATCTTCGGCTCGGACATCGCCACCCGGGTGCTCGGCTACTTCAGCACACCGCCGCCGAGCAACGACCCGGTCTTCCCCGAACTCACCAGCAGGGAACGGGAAGTGCTCGCGCTGATCGCCGAGGGGCACAGCAACGCGACCATCGCGCGTGACCTGTGCCTGAGCCCGAAGACCGTGCGCAACCACGTGTCCAGCATCTTCACCAAGCTGCACGTGGCCGGCCGGGCGCAGGCGATCGTGCGGGCCCGCAACGCCGGTCTCGGCTGAGCCGTTCACTGTCCCCAAAGGACTCGTTACGGGGTTTGCGTAACGAGCCGGTCTCGGTTGCGTTTTTCCTTGCCCGACTGGGGCATTGGGCTAGGAGTTGGTACCCGGTGGTGGGTGTGCCCGGTCGGGCAACAACGGGACATCGGTCCCATGTGGCCGGGACGCCCCTTCGGGCAGGCTGTGTGCAGTCGAAAGTCCAAGACGTGCCGGACGAATTGGGGACGTTCGCCACTTCAGCGGGGAGAGAGATCGAAATGCACGAGCAGCGCCGCACTCCAGTCGTCGTCCGAGCCACCGACCCCATTCTGCAGAACGGCGTGCACATGGCCCTGCGGACCCGTCCGGAGATCTGGCTCGTCGACGAGGACTCGGCGACCACCGAGGCGGTTGCCCTGGTTGTCACCGACCGGTTCGACGAGCGCGGCAGCCAGCTGCTGCGCACACTGCAGGTCCGCGGCTTCACCCGGATCGTGTTGATCGCGGGTGAACTTGAGGACGCCGAGATCCTGACCGCCGTGGAAGGTGGCGTCTGCGCGGTGGCCCGCCGCTCGGAGACCACCCCTGACGTGCTGGTCCGCCTGGTCAAGGCCGCCGCGTCCGGCGAGGGCGCGCTCCCGCCCGACATGCTCGGCCGTCTGCTCAACCGGGTGTCCCGGCTGCAGCGGCACGTGCTCGAGCCGCGCGGGCTGCACCTGGCCGGGATCACCAACCGGGAGACCGAGGTGCTCAAGCTGGTCGCGAATGGACTGTCTACTAAGGAGATCGCTGACCAGCTGTGCTACTCGCAGCGGACGGTCAAGAGCATCCTGCACGACGTGACCAACCGGTTCCAGCTGCGCAACCGTTCGCACGCGGTGGCGTACGCGCTGCGTGAAGGCTTGATCTGATCTCCTCGACGGTGTGTGGAAAGCCCCGCTCGCGCGGGGCTTTCGGAAATGGACGGGCGAAGCCGTGATCACCGAAGTGGACGACGCGCTGTGCAGGCTCTTCGGCAGGCAGATGCCGG
This window contains:
- a CDS encoding sensor histidine kinase, coding for MSDLAGAWRVPAACLVLAFALLAASGWCVLSRATSPSDGTVINIGDQAVSSKAVVIQKTTDDGLFRAGDEVVSINGTPVRDAVAAGIGGPAAKAGDVVRYELRRDGERVDVAKTLKLFPIADAVGKNWPTLLVLALILIVAAGIFTARPTDPAAQAALLSSALSFITTSGSTHFQLEAIDLVAGGQFWRWYTGEFSFMLLWAATLHMAIAFPAVYNKNAFRKQVATGYVGAVVLYGLMALFAWQFTSDPLGRFSLLGSPVLPVLYTYPLLILGTLVVRYRTAQDELDRLRMRWVVWSLGGGALLYSAFFAIPEALIGRTLLPSELHTLAFLPVPIGVAAAILRYRALNIEVVVSRSLVYGLLSAGTIGLYIGLVSLLSLLFPPLDELWQQAAAAACVAVLVQPLRSRLQSLINKRLFGDAHDPYRVVSTLAARLEETRTPNETLPALVETIGSALRLPYVAIEILGSAGSPNEHVATFGEAGGELFRLPLSYQGELVGQLAVAPRTSREVLGRRDRLVLAEVARHAGAAVYTARLTRDLRRSRDNVVQAREEERRRLLHDLHDGVGPTLAAISLGLHACRKAIGPGSTQGELLATLQEELDGAINEIRRLAHGLRPPELDRIGLVGAIRAYAKAISTRADDQGVTIRLDVPISMPRLPATVDVAAYRIVSEALTNVTRHAAARSCAVRLWVDDDLHIEVVDDGIGLPEQPATGVGLWSMRERATELGGDCVVSAGNGGGTKVRATLPLPKEGG
- a CDS encoding TetR/AcrR family transcriptional regulator, whose translation is MSTEVRQARTQQERRERTRAALLDATVDCLVDLGYSGTTVHEICRRAGLSRGAQQHHFTTKAELMVAAVEHLFQRLRDEVTGSLVAPPGPQRVHEAIELLWRGFSGKLSTAALELWVAARTDEELRRSMLPVDRALGRSTLDIYREAAGVDVPDEKLETLYWLTVNLTRGLALDAMIGGDPARRARLLDEWKAIAAAAYHDVGRPGPRSGRPTP
- a CDS encoding response regulator, translated to MMDPLRVMVVDDHPLFRFGLCTVLADVPGTEVVGEAATGLDSVSAAKALRPDVVVMDLHLPDISGIEATRQIVTELPGTGVLVLTMFDDSESVFAAMRAGARGYLLKGAGQDQIVRAVHGVGRGEAIFGSDIATRVLGYFSTPPPSNDPVFPELTSREREVLALIAEGHSNATIARDLCLSPKTVRNHVSSIFTKLHVAGRAQAIVRARNAGLG
- a CDS encoding response regulator transcription factor, which codes for MHEQRRTPVVVRATDPILQNGVHMALRTRPEIWLVDEDSATTEAVALVVTDRFDERGSQLLRTLQVRGFTRIVLIAGELEDAEILTAVEGGVCAVARRSETTPDVLVRLVKAAASGEGALPPDMLGRLLNRVSRLQRHVLEPRGLHLAGITNRETEVLKLVANGLSTKEIADQLCYSQRTVKSILHDVTNRFQLRNRSHAVAYALREGLI
- a CDS encoding acyl-CoA dehydrogenase family protein, which translates into the protein MTWLDDDLTAFRELARSFCEKELTPNQERWAEAKQVDRELWTKAGEVGLLNLSVPEEYGGGGGTFAHEAILLQEQARAGDDAWGVAVHSGIVAHYVLAYGTEAQKQRWLPKLASGELVGAIAMTEPGTGSDLQSIKTKAIRTGDTYVVNGSKTFITNGAQAGLIIVAAKTNPEEKASGVSLVVVETEGAEGFRRGRVLDKIGMKGQDTSELYFDNVTIPAGNLLGEAEGQGFIQLMQQLPQERLVIGVTAVAAMELAVRQTIQYTKERTAFGRPLFGFQNTKFVLADAATEVAVSKAFLDQAITRHLKGELDVNGAAMVKMWTTERLGKVVDDCLQLFGGYGYMNEYPIAKAWTAARVQRIFGGTTEIMKEIIARTL
- a CDS encoding lytic transglycosylase domain-containing protein — its product is MVVDRRRGLLLRLAVVALVLVLAGGGVWLLTATSAPQAGPVTSEIPALQVQPAPVQPGAVVPQPAAQSVPQATPGVDPLVAWANQVAATTGVPPRALRSYGNAELVLRSATPGCKLSWATLAGIGRIESNHGQFGGAQLGQDGRPTKPIIGVPLDGSTGVQHISDTDGGRYDGDPTLDRAVGPMQFIPSTWAKWASDGNGDGRGDPQQIDDAALAAARYLCVGARDMSTPSGWWAGIMSYNNSVSYGQKVFGLADGYAKQAQRR